The following proteins are encoded in a genomic region of Peromyscus maniculatus bairdii isolate BWxNUB_F1_BW_parent chromosome 12, HU_Pman_BW_mat_3.1, whole genome shotgun sequence:
- the LOC102911121 gene encoding keratin-associated protein 20-2-like — protein MCYYGGYYGGLGYGYGGLGCGYGCGYGGYGGYGGYGGYGYGCCRPLCCRRYWSCGFY, from the coding sequence ATGTGTTACTATGGCGGATACTATGGAGGCCTGGGCTATGGCTATGGTGGCCTAGGCTGTGGCTATGGCTGTGGCTATGGTGGCTATGGTGGCTATGGTGGCTATGGTGGCTATGGTTATGGCTGCTGCCGCCCACTGTGCTGTAGAAGGTACTGGTCCTGTGGATTCTACTGA